One window of the Prochlorococcus marinus CUG1438 genome contains the following:
- a CDS encoding DUF3303 domain-containing protein, with protein MQRYLISYEFTDGEDQEEGAEMLINWYESGGPQNRPENYEVHSWIFMVQNGIGHSVVSADSLETIWKQWHPWRRLMDISIQPCMDLDETVGLFKKQKMNTRLV; from the coding sequence ATGCAAAGGTATTTGATTTCCTACGAATTTACAGATGGCGAGGATCAAGAAGAGGGGGCAGAAATGCTAATTAATTGGTACGAATCAGGTGGTCCCCAAAACAGACCTGAAAACTATGAGGTTCATTCTTGGATTTTTATGGTTCAAAATGGGATTGGACATTCTGTAGTGAGTGCAGATTCTCTTGAGACAATTTGGAAGCAATGGCATCCATGGAGAAGGTTAATGGATATAAGTATTCAGCCGTGTATGGATCTTGATGAGACAGTCGGATTATTCAAAAAACAAAAAATGAATACAAGGTTAGTTTAA
- a CDS encoding 5-(carboxyamino)imidazole ribonucleotide synthase, with translation MSLKKNIKDIKKNYSLGIIGGGQLALMLTEAAKKRNLEVCVQTKSCDDPAGSKADHVIEADPLKIRGNKSLINECEKIIFENEWIKIDKLNLIDNKDIFVPSLNAIKPLVDRFSQKKLIERMNIPCPKWISIEDFKNLSDEEINNWNFPLMAKSNKGGYDGKGNRKIKTKEDLDSFFTENNSDEWLIEEWIEYEKELALVGSRDRTGKIRFFPIVETFQSNHVCDWVLAPGTNAYDLNLFAINIFSSIVNELNYVGVLAIEFFYGDNGLLINEIAPRTHNSAHFSIEACTSSQFDQYVCISSGIMPPEIKMNCEGAIMINLLGLKKNFPISMETRIKMLSEIEGSNIHFYGKSREILGRKMAHITFLLNGKTHSERYDEAQILLTMVRDIWPSPNA, from the coding sequence ATGAGTTTAAAAAAAAATATAAAAGATATTAAGAAAAATTATTCCCTGGGAATAATTGGAGGTGGTCAACTGGCTTTAATGTTAACCGAGGCAGCAAAAAAAAGAAATTTAGAAGTATGTGTGCAAACAAAATCTTGTGATGATCCTGCTGGTTCAAAAGCAGATCATGTTATAGAAGCTGATCCTTTAAAGATAAGAGGTAATAAATCATTAATTAATGAGTGTGAAAAAATAATTTTTGAAAATGAATGGATAAAAATTGATAAATTAAATTTAATTGACAATAAAGATATTTTTGTCCCAAGCCTTAATGCAATTAAGCCATTAGTAGATAGGTTTTCTCAAAAAAAATTAATAGAAAGAATGAATATTCCCTGTCCAAAATGGATAAGCATTGAAGATTTTAAAAATCTCTCGGATGAGGAAATCAATAATTGGAATTTTCCTTTAATGGCAAAATCAAATAAAGGTGGATATGACGGTAAAGGCAACAGAAAAATAAAGACAAAAGAAGATTTAGATTCTTTTTTTACAGAGAACAATTCCGATGAATGGTTAATAGAAGAATGGATAGAGTATGAAAAAGAACTGGCTCTCGTTGGTTCGAGAGATAGGACCGGTAAGATAAGATTCTTTCCAATAGTTGAGACATTCCAATCAAACCATGTTTGTGATTGGGTTCTTGCACCTGGAACAAATGCATATGATTTGAACTTATTTGCAATAAATATTTTCTCTTCAATAGTCAATGAACTGAATTACGTTGGAGTTTTAGCTATTGAATTCTTCTATGGAGATAATGGTCTTTTAATTAATGAAATAGCTCCAAGAACACATAATTCAGCTCATTTCTCTATTGAAGCTTGCACTTCAAGTCAGTTTGATCAATATGTTTGCATTTCTTCTGGGATAATGCCACCTGAAATTAAAATGAACTGTGAAGGTGCAATTATGATAAATCTACTGGGGTTAAAAAAGAATTTCCCAATCTCAATGGAAACCAGAATTAAAATGTTATCTGAAATTGAGGGTTCTAATATTCATTTTTATGGCAAATCTCGCGAAATTCTGGGAAGAAAAATGGCTCACATCACATTTTTATTAAATGGTAAAACACATTCAGAAAGATATGATGAAGCTCAAATTTTATTAACTATGGTAAGAGACATTTGGCCATCTCCAAATGCATAA
- a CDS encoding SDR family oxidoreductase — protein sequence MSTYLITGSNRGIGLELSRQIHKRGDNVIATCRKASKELRDLGVRIEENIEISSDESITNLCKKLSGVNLDCFIHNAGIYEFNSFENLDKKSILRQFEVNALSPICMTQSLKHLLKRSSKVAFITSRMASIEDNTSGSSYGYRMSKVALSMAAKSLSIDLSREGIYVAILHPGLVSTRMTGFTKNGISPEESANGLIKRIDSLNKNNSGTFWHANGEVLPW from the coding sequence ATGTCGACTTATCTAATTACAGGATCAAATAGGGGGATAGGACTAGAACTATCTAGGCAAATTCATAAGAGGGGAGATAACGTAATTGCAACGTGTAGAAAAGCTTCAAAAGAACTTAGAGATTTAGGAGTGAGAATTGAAGAAAATATAGAAATATCTTCTGATGAGTCGATAACAAATTTGTGTAAAAAACTATCTGGAGTTAATTTAGATTGCTTCATTCATAATGCAGGAATTTATGAATTTAATTCTTTCGAAAACTTAGATAAAAAAAGTATTTTGCGACAATTTGAAGTCAATGCATTGAGCCCAATATGTATGACTCAATCACTTAAACATCTTTTAAAAAGATCTTCTAAAGTTGCTTTTATCACAAGTAGAATGGCTTCTATTGAAGATAATACATCTGGAAGTTCTTATGGTTACAGGATGTCTAAAGTAGCCTTGTCCATGGCTGCAAAATCACTTTCCATAGATTTATCAAGAGAAGGTATTTATGTAGCTATTTTGCATCCTGGGTTAGTAAGTACAAGAATGACTGGCTTTACAAAAAATGGAATTAGTCCTGAAGAATCAGCAAATGGCCTTATAAAACGTATTGATTCCTTAAATAAAAATAACTCGGGTACGTTTTGGCATGCCAACGGAGAAGTTTTGCCATGGTAA
- a CDS encoding DUF1651 domain-containing protein — MTLGGANVWTNFSYGYRNESPSGWLLSPERNRLILFTRNKKSPRNSMRIFAHTYYANDLGEPMAIKSSTQMFLDNAWDKWHDLQLEGWTFEELELPESV, encoded by the coding sequence ATGACTTTAGGAGGAGCTAATGTTTGGACTAATTTTTCTTACGGTTATCGTAATGAGTCCCCAAGTGGTTGGTTGCTTAGCCCAGAGCGTAACAGACTAATTTTATTTACAAGGAATAAAAAATCTCCAAGAAATAGTATGAGAATTTTTGCTCATACATATTATGCAAATGATCTTGGTGAGCCAATGGCAATTAAATCATCAACTCAAATGTTTTTGGATAATGCTTGGGATAAATGGCATGACCTTCAATTAGAAGGTTGGACTTTTGAAGAACTTGAATTACCTGAATCTGTATGA
- a CDS encoding TIGR02450 family Trp-rich protein, translating into MKWPPTLCWTAPKTINGNRHFQVKAYGGKNEDRWVDIFPTKNKKDIKRISWAKLKSEWTTGWLRLPKDKD; encoded by the coding sequence ATGAAATGGCCTCCTACCTTGTGTTGGACAGCACCAAAGACAATTAATGGTAATAGGCATTTTCAAGTTAAAGCTTATGGCGGGAAAAATGAAGATAGATGGGTTGATATTTTTCCTACCAAAAATAAAAAAGACATTAAAAGAATCTCATGGGCAAAACTAAAATCAGAATGGACTACTGGATGGTTAAGGCTCCCAAAAGATAAAGATTAA
- a CDS encoding molecular chaperone DnaJ, translated as MNTKELKVNYKKLLNKATQANGRKETISYLNRAAKIKSKLYSTSKVNCFRCNGAGFLRISLDETKTCLSCYGKGFLVKEIQQV; from the coding sequence ATGAATACCAAAGAACTAAAAGTCAATTACAAAAAGCTTTTAAATAAAGCTACTCAAGCAAACGGTCGTAAAGAAACTATTTCCTATTTAAACCGTGCTGCTAAAATTAAGTCAAAACTTTATTCAACTTCTAAAGTAAATTGCTTCAGATGTAATGGAGCAGGTTTCCTAAGAATTTCATTAGATGAGACTAAAACGTGTCTATCTTGCTATGGAAAGGGTTTTTTAGTTAAAGAAATTCAACAAGTTTAA
- a CDS encoding DUF1651 domain-containing protein codes for MTSGVANVRTYFHRCSLIDPPTGWLFNKKSGLLIFFETYKKSVSNNLKVYTHLFYANELGEPAQIKNSRLHSIECACETWNELISGGWQIVTNKFQ; via the coding sequence ATGACTTCAGGAGTTGCTAATGTTCGGACTTATTTTCATCGTTGCAGCCTTATTGACCCCCCAACTGGCTGGTTGTTTAACAAAAAAAGTGGTTTATTAATTTTTTTTGAGACTTATAAGAAATCTGTATCTAATAACTTAAAAGTATATACTCATCTTTTCTATGCAAATGAATTAGGTGAACCAGCCCAAATTAAAAATTCAAGACTTCATTCTATTGAGTGTGCTTGTGAAACATGGAATGAATTAATTTCAGGAGGTTGGCAAATTGTTACTAATAAATTCCAGTAA
- a CDS encoding NAD-dependent DNA ligase, with protein sequence MKTYLEERIEWYDDNYRNGNALISDKQFDQLEKNLLRTNPNCDYFKKKNKLVLPSLEKDSIDEFLKGLLVNTRLLIEPKIDGCAVALQYRDGTLEKAISRKGADVTSKLIKVQDIPNNLPLRGVLQVRGELYAPNQSPNISQRIASGFLRAKEGFSANLIFCAFQILNSTLNQYESKKSLSKLGFTIPQDISCNFTSQVEVFRKQWLEGKLFSNYPTDGIVVKINSRKLQLIREKSNLDYPYWQVAIKR encoded by the coding sequence ATGAAGACTTATTTAGAAGAACGAATTGAATGGTATGACGATAATTATAGAAATGGTAATGCTTTAATCTCTGATAAGCAGTTCGACCAACTTGAAAAAAATTTATTAAGAACAAACCCAAATTGTGATTACTTTAAAAAGAAAAATAAACTAGTTTTACCTTCATTAGAAAAGGATTCAATAGATGAATTTTTGAAAGGATTATTAGTAAATACCAGATTATTAATTGAACCAAAAATTGATGGTTGTGCTGTCGCTTTGCAATATAGGGATGGAACCTTGGAGAAAGCAATTTCAAGAAAAGGAGCAGACGTTACTAGTAAACTTATTAAAGTCCAAGACATTCCCAATAATCTCCCTTTACGAGGAGTTCTTCAAGTTAGAGGTGAATTATATGCACCCAACCAAAGTCCAAATATCTCCCAGAGAATCGCTTCTGGATTTCTAAGAGCTAAAGAAGGATTTTCTGCAAATCTTATCTTCTGCGCATTTCAAATACTTAATTCAACACTTAACCAATATGAGTCCAAAAAAAGTCTTTCAAAGCTTGGCTTCACGATCCCTCAGGATATTTCATGCAACTTTACTAGCCAAGTTGAAGTATTTAGAAAACAATGGCTAGAAGGGAAGCTTTTTAGTAACTATCCAACAGATGGGATAGTAGTAAAAATAAATTCTAGAAAATTACAATTGATTAGAGAAAAATCAAATTTAGATTATCCTTATTGGCAAGTGGCAATAAAACGTTAA
- a CDS encoding Notch domain-containing protein, with translation MSNKFYEWWKNLIKVAIYGAFIVLFGFYLYPVVKEAKYKNQCIKYSTKGALTKFNKDDIGETLLEETGLNIDELAKIEGYKNCIN, from the coding sequence GTGTCCAATAAATTTTATGAATGGTGGAAAAACCTTATAAAAGTTGCAATCTATGGGGCTTTTATCGTCTTGTTTGGTTTTTATTTATATCCTGTAGTCAAAGAAGCAAAATACAAAAACCAATGTATTAAGTACTCTACTAAAGGAGCTTTAACTAAATTTAATAAGGACGATATAGGAGAAACTTTACTAGAAGAAACAGGTTTGAATATTGATGAACTAGCAAAGATTGAGGGTTATAAGAATTGCATTAATTAA
- a CDS encoding high light inducible protein, with product MDALTSFIVVIIAITIQFSLYAIKRLQEPLEPNYLVDKNSKKNKNYMGRFWKNAEITNGRLAMIGFLALIINYGFFGWIIPGFI from the coding sequence ATGGATGCACTTACTAGTTTTATAGTTGTTATCATCGCAATTACAATTCAATTCTCTTTATACGCCATCAAAAGGTTGCAGGAACCTTTAGAACCAAATTATTTGGTAGATAAAAATTCGAAAAAAAATAAAAACTACATGGGTAGATTTTGGAAAAATGCCGAAATAACAAATGGGAGATTGGCTATGATTGGTTTTTTAGCTTTGATAATAAACTACGGTTTTTTTGGATGGATAATACCTGGTTTTATTTAA